CGGCGATACTCAGGGGTGCTGAGCTATTTTTGATGGCTTTTAAGATACTACGCTGTAGGTCTAATACTGAAGCTGCGGCTTTTTTACCTGCTTCTACTCCAGGTTGGTGATAGGCGTTGATATTGACAATAGAAGCGTAGAAACTAACTGCTCTTTCGTAGAGGGCGATTAATGCACCCACACGACGTGCATCTACTTTAGGGATGGTAATGGTGATGGAATCGCGATTATTCTCATAGAGTGCTTGTCGTGTTCCGAGGAGGAATCCTGAGAGGAAGTCTCCCGAGGTAGCATCCCTTTCTACTTCGAGGGATTTTCCGTTTCTATCTTCTAGCACTTCAATAAAGGTAGCGAAGAAGTTGGGTACACCTTCTCTTAACTGTTGTACGTAAGCGTGTTGGTCCGTTGAACCTTTGTTACCATAAACAGCGATACCCTGATAAACGGTGTTACCGTCTAAGTCTTTTTCTTTCCCTAGTGACTCCATAACTAATTGTTGGAGATAGCGAGAGAAGAGGAGAAGACTATCTTTATAAGGAAGTATGACCATATCTTTGCTACCTTTGCCATCACCGCTATAGTACCAAGCTAAGGTTAACAAGGCGGCGGGATTTTTTTTGATATCTGCTATACGAGTAGCCATATCCATTTCTTTTGCTCCCGCGATCATGGCTTTGAGATCTACACCTAGTAACCCTGCGCCAAGTAAGCCTACCGCTGACATTACAGAAGTACGACCTCCTACCCAATCGAACATAGGAAAACTGGCTAACCAACCTTGTTCTTTTTGGATTTGGTCCATTTTGCTTCCTGCCATAGTAATCGCTACTGCGTGACTAGGAAAGTCTAAGCCTTGTTGTTTGTAGAATTCGGCTACTTCTAACATCCCGTTACGGGTTTCGGGTGTTCCTCCTGATTTGCTGGTAACGATTACCAGAGTGCTAGGGAGACGGTTTTTAATCCGATTTAAGACTCTATCGATACCGCTAGGATCGGTATTATCAATAAAGTGGATGTTGAGAGGGGGAAAGTCAGGAGTAAGGGCTTCAGCGATGAATTGAGGTCCAAGGGCTGAGCCACCTATACCCACGGAGAGGATATCGGTAAATTTATCTGCTCCTGGTGGTTTGATTGTGCCTTGGTGTACTTTCTGGATAAAGCTTTCCATAGCCTCCAAAGTCTCAACAATCTCTTTTTTGGGCGCTGCTGGGGCTAGATCTGGATTTCTTAACCAGTAGTGACCTACCATGCGTTCTTCGTCGGGATTGGCGATCGCTCCTCCTTCTAGTGCTTTCATATCTGCAAAAGCTTTCTCAAACTTAGGTTGCAGTGTAGATAACAGACTATCAGGGAAGCGCATCCGACTAATATCTAGATATAATTCTAGTTCCCCATGGTAATAAAGCCAATCTTGATAACGTTGCCAAAGTTCTTGACTATTCATAAGTTCCCCTGATTTTATTGAAACGCTTTTCTACCTGCGAAACGAGCAGTTGTACCTAACTCTCTTTCGATTCTGAGTAGTTGGTTAAATTTAGCGATTCTTTCACCGCGACAACCTGAACCTGTTTTGATTTTGCCTGTACTGGTAGCAACCACTAGGTCAGAGATAGTGGTATCTTCAGTTTCACCTGAACGGTGAGAGACAAAGCATTTATAGCTATTCTTTTTGGCTAGTTCGATGGTGTCGAGAGTTTCGGTAAGTGTGCCGATTTGGTTAACTTTAATCAAGATAGAGTTAGCGACTCCTGCTTCTATACCTTGGGCTAAAATTTTAGGGTTGGTACAGAAAAGGTCATCTCCAACTAGTTCTACCTTATCTCCTATCTCATCAGTCAAGAGTTTCCAACCTTCCCAATCTGCTTCACCCATACCGTCTTCGATAGAAACGATGGGATATTGTTCTACCCAACTTTTCCAGAGTTCCACCATTTCTTCAGCACTTTTGACGGATTGGTCTGATTTGAAGAAACGATATTTATTGTGGGTTTCTTTACACATTTCTGAGGTAGCGGGATCGAGACAGAGGGAGATATCTTCTCCTGGTTTGTATCCTGCTAGAGTAATAGCTTCGAGAATCAGTTCTACTGCTTCTACGTTGGATTTAAGATCAGGTGCGAACCCACCTTCATCACCAATTCCTGTGCTATAGCCTTTTTTCTTCAGTAGGGATTTGAGGGTGTGGAAGGTTTCAATCCCCATGCGAATGGATTCGGTAAAGCTAGGGGCATTGTGGGGGGCGATCATAAATTCTTGGAAATCTACCGTATTATCTGCGTGTCCTCCACCGTTGATTACGTTTAAGCAGGGTACTGGTAGTAAAGAAGCGTTTACACCACCGATATAGCGATAGAGGGGTAGTTTGAGATAGTTAGCTGCTGCTTTAGCTGAGGCTAGGGAAATCGCTAGGATGCCGTTAGCACCGATGACACTTTTGTACTCTGTACCGTCGATTGCGATCATTAATTGGTCAATCTCTCTTTGTTGGGTGACGTCCATCCCGAGCAAGTCTGGTACGAGTTTATCGGTGGCATTTTCGATCGCTTTGAGTACACCTTTACCACCGTAGCGTTTAGGATCTTTGTCTCTGAGTTCTACCGCTTCTTTTTCTCCTGTGGATGCTCCCGAGGGTACTAAAGCTTTACCCGTTGTCCCGTCTTCAAGATAAACTGTTGCTTCGACTGTGGGGTTACCACGGGAATCTAATACTTCAGTAAGAATTATATCATCAATATACATTGGTTTGCTCCTTGATTTAGGCTATAGCGTCGGTTACGATTTGTTGGGCTTCACTGAGTATGGTTTCTAGGTGTTCCTGACTCTTGAAGCTTTCGGCATATACTTTGTAAACGTTTTCTGTTCCTGATGGGCGGGCTGCGAACCAACCTTCAGCTGTGTTGACTTTTAAGCCACCAATGGGAGCGTTATTACCAGGTGCGTTGGTTAACTTGCTAGTAATAGTGTCTCCCGCTAGGGTAGTAGCTTTGACTTGTTCTGGTGAGAGTTTGCTTAATCCTGTTTTTTGTTCAGGAGTCGCGGGGGAATCAATACGAGTGTAATAAGACTTGCCGAGGCGATCGCTTAATTGTTGGTAATATACTCCTGGATCTTTCCCTGTGCGAGCGGTGATTTCTGCTGCTAGTAAGCCCATAATAATCCCGTCTTTATCGGTGCTCCACACTTGCCCATTTTTGCGTAAAAATGATGCTCCTGCGCTTTCTTCGCCACCAAATCCTAATTTTCCGCTTAATAATCCATCTACGAACCATTTAAAGCCTACTGGCACTTCATAGAGCTGTTTTCCGATATCTTTAGCAACGCGATCTATTAAGCTACTACTAACTACGGTTTTACCTATGGCTGTGTCAAAAGCCCAATTAGTACGGTTTGTAAAGAGATAGTTAATGGCTACTGCTAGGAAGTGATTAGGGTTCATTAATCCCATACTTGGGGTAACGATACCATGACGATCTGAATCTGTATCATTCCCAAAGGCTATATCATATTGGTCTTTGAGTTTGACGAGGTTAGCCATAGCGTAGGGGGAGGAACAATCCATTCTGATTTTGCCATCCCAATCTACGGTCATAAAGCCAAAGGTTAGATCTACTTTGGGATTCACTACCGTTGCGTTGATTTTATAGCGCTCGATTAGGGGTAACCAGTAACCTACGTTGGAACTTCCTAGGGGATCGATGCCGATTTTGATTCCTGATTCTCTGATTATGTCTAAATCAACGATATTTTCAAGGTCATTGACATAACCCGTAACAAAGTCATAAAAGTGAGTTGTACTCGCTGCGATCGCCTGTTCGTAGGGTATG
This genomic stretch from Gloeocapsa sp. DLM2.Bin57 harbors:
- a CDS encoding alpha-D-glucose phosphate-specific phosphoglucomutase, with protein sequence MAIAKEDPKISPLAGLPAPANILIDVSQLQKQYYEIKPDPENPLQRVSFGTSGHRGSAALGTFNEAHIIAMTQGVIDYRKSQGINGPLYMGMDSHFLSAPAQRTALEVLAANGIEVYLAKEEGDAQYTPTPVVSHAILNYNKDKKQGLADGLIITPSHNPPSDGGFKYNPPSGGPAGTEITKVIQERANELLKNHNREVKRIPYEQAIAASTTHFYDFVTGYVNDLENIVDLDIIRESGIKIGIDPLGSSNVGYWLPLIERYKINATVVNPKVDLTFGFMTVDWDGKIRMDCSSPYAMANLVKLKDQYDIAFGNDTDSDRHGIVTPSMGLMNPNHFLAVAINYLFTNRTNWAFDTAIGKTVVSSSLIDRVAKDIGKQLYEVPVGFKWFVDGLLSGKLGFGGEESAGASFLRKNGQVWSTDKDGIIMGLLAAEITARTGKDPGVYYQQLSDRLGKSYYTRIDSPATPEQKTGLSKLSPEQVKATTLAGDTITSKLTNAPGNNAPIGGLKVNTAEGWFAARPSGTENVYKVYAESFKSQEHLETILSEAQQIVTDAIA
- a CDS encoding phosphopyruvate hydratase; protein product: MYIDDIILTEVLDSRGNPTVEATVYLEDGTTGKALVPSGASTGEKEAVELRDKDPKRYGGKGVLKAIENATDKLVPDLLGMDVTQQREIDQLMIAIDGTEYKSVIGANGILAISLASAKAAANYLKLPLYRYIGGVNASLLPVPCLNVINGGGHADNTVDFQEFMIAPHNAPSFTESIRMGIETFHTLKSLLKKKGYSTGIGDEGGFAPDLKSNVEAVELILEAITLAGYKPGEDISLCLDPATSEMCKETHNKYRFFKSDQSVKSAEEMVELWKSWVEQYPIVSIEDGMGEADWEGWKLLTDEIGDKVELVGDDLFCTNPKILAQGIEAGVANSILIKVNQIGTLTETLDTIELAKKNSYKCFVSHRSGETEDTTISDLVVATSTGKIKTGSGCRGERIAKFNQLLRIERELGTTARFAGRKAFQ
- a CDS encoding glucose-6-phosphate isomerase produces the protein MNSQELWQRYQDWLYYHGELELYLDISRMRFPDSLLSTLQPKFEKAFADMKALEGGAIANPDEERMVGHYWLRNPDLAPAAPKKEIVETLEAMESFIQKVHQGTIKPPGADKFTDILSVGIGGSALGPQFIAEALTPDFPPLNIHFIDNTDPSGIDRVLNRIKNRLPSTLVIVTSKSGGTPETRNGMLEVAEFYKQQGLDFPSHAVAITMAGSKMDQIQKEQGWLASFPMFDWVGGRTSVMSAVGLLGAGLLGVDLKAMIAGAKEMDMATRIADIKKNPAALLTLAWYYSGDGKGSKDMVILPYKDSLLLFSRYLQQLVMESLGKEKDLDGNTVYQGIAVYGNKGSTDQHAYVQQLREGVPNFFATFIEVLEDRNGKSLEVERDATSGDFLSGFLLGTRQALYENNRDSITITIPKVDARRVGALIALYERAVSFYASIVNINAYHQPGVEAGKKAAASVLDLQRSILKAIKNSSAPLSIADLAAKAGATEQVETVYKIVRHLAANNRGVSLEGNPSTPGSLMVSMVQA